A genomic segment from Necator americanus strain Aroian chromosome III, whole genome shotgun sequence encodes:
- a CDS encoding hypothetical protein (NECATOR_CHRIII.G10882.T1), with protein MYPVDDRRLDRIQMLKPECETMFFGNRSRNVPTLGQHHCELPTVLHSKLFEHDVDCEQPVSGVSSKNEERDSYSGAPRTQAETTQA; from the coding sequence ATGTATCCTGTGGACGACCGCCGACTGGACCGCATACAGATGCTGAAGCCAGAATGTGAGACGATGTTCTTCGGAAACAGGAGCAGAAACGTACCCACGCTCGGGCAGCACCATTGTGAGCTGCCGACAGTTTTGCATTCGAAGTTGTTTGAGCATGATGTCGATTGTGAGCAACCGGTGAGCGGTGTTTCCTCCAAAAACGAGGAACGCGACTCGTACTCGGGAGCTCCTCGGACACAGGCTGAAACAACACAAGCTTAA